Proteins co-encoded in one Fusarium fujikuroi IMI 58289 draft genome, chromosome FFUJ_chr06 genomic window:
- a CDS encoding related to D-arabinono-1,4-lactone oxidase, producing MDPLVAAELENFDDSVAFRARPQHVHYTWARTFSSLPELFIQPESLPEVEKVVNLARRCRRRLVTTGCGHSPSNITCTSSWLVNLDNFNKVLSVNKDTGVVTMEGGIRLYALCEELEKHGLTMPNLGSINEQSISGAISTGTHGSSLRHGLMSEDILSLKVTMADGTTVYCSKDIKTDLFRAAILSLGAIGIITEVSFQAVPAFTLKWEQSIDTDYKMFESWNRNLWTQSEFVRVWWFPYTRRAVVWQAEQTDEEYRDPPQSGYDGSIGYYVYHNLLYLAQHVPRILPWVEWFVFGMQYGFRNGTTSSAVQPSRKALLMNCLYSQFVNEWAIPLHKGPEALRRLSSWLNHLTPADPDYVPHNIPFSADGLYVHAPVEVRVSDTTLTSNVRPYLDITVENGPTLYLNATLYRPYLMDPPCHERYYEAFEWLMKDLGGRPHWAKNFRTTRPEIEAFYGKQLESFRSIRNDADPQGMFVGPWHRETIMENGEGLELEEVEIRREKNRTGGVTTFGII from the coding sequence ATGGACCCTCTCGTGGCCGCAGAACTGGAAAACTTCGACGATAGTGTGGCATTTCGTGCCCGGCCACAACACGTCCACTACACCTGGGCGCGCACATTTTCGTCCCTCCCAGAGCTTTTTATCCAACCCGAGTCTCTGCCTGAAGTTGAAAAAGTTGTGAACCTGGCACGAAGATGCCGTCGGCGTCTAGTGACGACTGGCTGTGGCCATTCACCATCCAATATCACTTGTACTTCCAGCTGGCTCGTCAACCTGGACAACTTCAACAAGGTCCTTTCAGTGAACAAAGATACAGGTGTTGTTACCATGGAGGGTGGAATCAGGCTTTACGCCCTCTGcgaagagctcgagaagcaTGGACTCACGATGCCAAATCTTGGAAGCATCAATGAGCAGTCTATCAGTGGCGCTATCTCAACAGGTACCCACGGAAGCAGTCTACGCCATGGACTGATGTCCGAAGACATCCTTTCCCTGAAGGTGACAATGGCAGATGGAACCACAGTGTACTGCTCCAAAGACATCAAGACGGACCTTTTCAGAGCTGCCATTCTTTCTCTCGGTGCTATTGGTATCATTACTGAAGTTTCCTTCCAGGCAGTTCCAGCCTTTACTTTGAAGTGGGAACAGAGCATTGACACAGACTACAAGATGTTTGAGTCTTGGAATCGAAACCTATGGACACAGAGTGAATTTGTCAGGGTCTGGTGGTTCCCATATACAAGACGTGCAGTGGTGTGGCAGGCAGAGCAAACTGACGAGGAATACCGTGACCCCCCTCAGAGTGGATATGATGGCTCAATCGGCTACTATGTCTACCACAATCTTCTCTATCTTGCCCAACACGTTCCGCGAATCCTGCCATGGGTTGAGTGGTTTGTCTTCGGTATGCAGTATGGCTTTCGGAATGGAACCACTTCTTCAGCTGTTCAACCAAGCCGCAAAGCACTGCTCATGAACTGCCTATATTCCCAGTTTGTTAATGAGTGGGCTATCCCTCTTCATAAGGGCCCCGAGGCCCTCCGGAGACTGAGCTCTTGGCTCAACCACTTGACTCCTGCTGACCCTGATTACGTTCCTCACAACATCCCCTTCTCTGCTGACGGTCTTTACGTCCACGCACCCGTCGAGGTGCGCGTGAGCGACACCACTCTGACCTCGAACGTACGGCCATACCTTGATATTACTGTTGAAAACGGACCTACGCTGTACCTCAATGCGACACTATACCGCCCCTACCTAATGGATCCTCCTTGCCACGAACGATACTACGAGGCTTTTGAGTGGCTGATGAAAGACCTTGGAGGTCGTCCGCACTGGGCAAAGAATTTTAGAACCACCCGGCCCGAGATTGAAGCGTTCTATGGCAAGCAACTTGAATCGTTCCGGTCCATACGCAATGATGCCGACCCTCAGGGCATGTTTGTCGGGCCATGGCATCGAGAAACAATCATGGAGAATGGCGAAGGTCTTGAGttggaagaggttgagatccGAAGAGAGAAGAACCGCACAGGAGGTGTCACAACGTTTGGAATCATTTGA
- a CDS encoding probable Pls1 tetraspanin, translating to MVDKIFLSTVVADALFLSSGVMELVFSLVVQSKMKDAPTDGEDVTRNLLYQRFPLTAGIVNAIFILVTFAVTLPGLVMPARSFLKVSGYMVTVCAIFTMCVAVFLWVMTLRMSEQFFNIYIDQEPDVQSLIQDSFQCCGYFNSTTPAFVMDSTCSSPASAALLRGCATSISSFANLHIDSIFTVLFGIVGIDAIFILCIACLLKDRKERERYRHIDEKAGYRQI from the exons atggTCGACAAGATCTTTCTCTCGACGGTCGTCGCCGACGCTCTCTTCCTGAGTTCGGGTGTCATGGAGTTGGTTTTTTCGCTGGTCGTGCagagcaagatgaaggacGCGCCTACTGATGGCGAGGATGTTACAAGGAACTTGCTGTACCAAAGATTTCCCCTGACCGCGGGTATCGTCAATGCCATTTTCATTCTCGTCACATTTGCGGTCACACTGCCCGGACTCGTCATGCCCGCTCGAAGCTTTCTCAAGGTTTCGGGATATATGGTGACAGTGTGCGCGATATTCACTATGTGCGTGGCTGTGTTCCTCTGGGTCATGACGTTGAGGATGAGTGAGCAGTTTTTCAATATCTACATCGATCAAGAACCAGACGTACAGAGCTTGATCCAGGACTCG TTTCAGTGTTGTGGTTATTTCAACAGTACAACTCCGGCTTTTGTGATGGATTCGACTTGCAGCAGCCCTGCAAGTGCAGCGCTGCTACGTGGCTGTGCGACATCAATCTCAAGTTTTGCAAACCTACATATCGACAGCATTTTTACTGTTCTGTTTGGAATCGTTG GTATCGATGCTATCTTTATCCTATGCATCGCATGTCTGCTCAAGGATCGCAAAGAGCGCGAACGGTACCGACATATCGATGAGAAGGCCGGCTACCGACAAATTTAG